A stretch of the Sulfurimonas sp. HSL-1656 genome encodes the following:
- the moaA gene encoding GTP 3',8-cyclase MoaA encodes MLRDQFGRDVTYLRVSVTERCNFRCQYCMPEKPFSWVPRENLLSYEELYSFIRIGIDQGITKIRLTGGEPLTRDDLDRLIAMIIEYAPDVDIGLTTNGYLLEPMVERLSNAGLKRINVSLDSMQKETLHAITKKDVLDKVKAGIEAAVQAGLKVKINSVIMKKVNEDEVIALFEYAKGLGAQIRFIEYMENSFASSHVQGLTSDEILDILGKHVSFSPVLIGSDGPATLYECTDGYRFGTIEPHKHDFCATCNRIRLTAEGDLIPCLYFDEAMSVKDALRENDLDQAEQVLRTVVFNKPEKNRWNANDSEVSTRAFYQTGG; translated from the coding sequence ATGCTGCGCGACCAATTCGGCAGAGACGTGACCTATCTGAGAGTCTCGGTCACCGAACGGTGTAATTTCCGCTGCCAGTACTGCATGCCCGAAAAACCTTTCAGCTGGGTTCCCCGTGAAAATTTGCTCAGCTATGAAGAGCTCTACTCGTTTATACGCATCGGGATCGACCAAGGGATCACGAAAATACGTTTAACGGGGGGCGAACCTTTGACACGTGACGATCTGGACCGCCTGATCGCCATGATCATCGAGTATGCACCAGATGTCGATATCGGGCTCACTACCAACGGTTATCTACTGGAACCGATGGTTGAACGGCTCAGCAATGCAGGATTGAAACGGATCAATGTTTCCCTCGATTCCATGCAAAAAGAGACATTGCATGCCATTACAAAAAAAGATGTTTTAGACAAAGTCAAGGCTGGGATTGAAGCCGCTGTACAAGCAGGCCTGAAAGTCAAGATCAACAGTGTCATCATGAAAAAGGTAAACGAGGATGAAGTCATTGCCCTTTTCGAATATGCCAAAGGGCTTGGGGCGCAAATCCGTTTCATCGAATACATGGAGAACAGTTTTGCCAGCAGCCATGTGCAGGGGCTGACAAGTGATGAGATTCTGGACATTCTGGGTAAGCATGTCAGTTTCAGCCCCGTGCTGATCGGCAGTGATGGTCCGGCGACACTCTATGAATGCACAGACGGGTACCGTTTTGGAACGATCGAACCGCATAAACACGATTTTTGTGCCACTTGCAACCGCATCAGACTCACTGCGGAAGGCGATCTCATTCCCTGCCTGTACTTCGATGAGGCCATGAGTGTCAAAGATGCTTTGCGTGAAAATGATCTTGATCAGGCTGAACAGGTGTTGAGAACCGTCGTCTTCAACAAACCCGAAAAAAACCGCTGGAACGCCAATGACTCCGAAGTCTCAACGCGGGCGTTCTACCAGACGGGTGGATAA
- a CDS encoding Crp/Fnr family transcriptional regulator, with protein sequence MTKRVTEEYLKTIPLFSDLSQEELAKLIKIVLLRKYPKGAILYYEKEKHNEIYYLKEGLIKIYKVDRFDNEVFMYNLFSDTLISEITDFDRIGCFANAEFAIDSDVLVIDFEHFQQMYMNSPNLMLKLLKEFAKKSKMMQCIINREIVFDGTAKVAFMLINDLRSFNQLKKQEIAYMLNIQPETLSRILKKLTRSGMIDTVDGETVLKDEATLREIFE encoded by the coding sequence ATGACCAAGCGTGTCACGGAGGAATATCTAAAGACCATTCCTTTATTCTCGGACTTGTCACAAGAGGAGCTGGCGAAGCTCATAAAGATTGTGTTGCTGCGCAAATACCCGAAGGGCGCGATTCTCTATTATGAAAAAGAGAAGCACAATGAGATCTACTATCTGAAAGAGGGGCTGATCAAGATCTACAAGGTAGACAGGTTCGACAATGAAGTGTTCATGTACAACCTTTTCAGCGATACGCTGATATCAGAGATCACTGATTTCGACCGTATCGGGTGCTTTGCCAATGCGGAATTCGCCATTGACAGTGATGTACTGGTTATCGACTTTGAGCATTTTCAGCAGATGTATATGAACAGTCCAAACCTGATGTTGAAACTGCTGAAAGAGTTCGCCAAGAAGAGTAAAATGATGCAATGCATCATCAACCGGGAGATCGTGTTTGACGGCACGGCGAAAGTCGCCTTTATGCTGATCAACGATCTTCGGAGTTTCAACCAGCTCAAGAAGCAGGAGATAGCCTATATGCTGAATATTCAGCCTGAAACACTTTCACGCATTCTGAAAAAACTGACACGCAGTGGCATGATCGATACTGTTGACGGTGAAACAGTTTTGAAAGATGAAGCAACATTGCGGGAAATTTTTGAATAA